From Juglans regia cultivar Chandler chromosome 8, Walnut 2.0, whole genome shotgun sequence, the proteins below share one genomic window:
- the LOC109005534 gene encoding uncharacterized protein LOC109005534, with protein MCNAKTKPDCFRYRVMGVTTSKKDVVMGIKPGIKLFLYDFDLKLLYGIYKVASSGGMKLEPRAFGGAFPLHVRFSWSVRFTIEKDSLPLLEDVFKKATKENYNEKHKFKTELTVKQARNLVKLFRPAEVHSTVLPVCSPQFARVGDSKVHEIVREVWPRYHKETLARDPYTDGDSSRFQLPSYEGIISVLYTETWQLYQERRLLGTFSRLERTIELMVLRESTF; from the exons ATGTGCAATGCAAAGACCAAGCCAGATTGTTTTCGCTATCGTGTAATGGGTGTTACCACTAGTAAAAAGGATGTCGTGATGGGTATCAAACCTGGGATTAAACTTTTTCTCTATGATTTTGATTTGAAGCTTCTTTATGGGATTTATAAGGTGGCCTCTTCTGGTGGCATGAAACTTGAGCCAAGAGCTTTCGGTGGGGCATTCCCTCTTCATGTCAGATTTTCTTGGAGC GTGCGGTTCACTATTGAGAAAGATTCTCTTCCACTACTTGAGGATGTTTTTAAGAAGGCAACCaaggaaaattataatgaaaagcACAAATTCAAAACAGAACTTACTGTTAAGCAA GCTAGGAATCTTGTAAAGCTTTTTCGACCGGCTGAAGTTCATTCAACTGTGTTGCCTGTCTGCTCTCCTCAATTTGCTAGAGTTGGTGACAGTAAAGTTCATGAAATAGTAAGAGAAGTGTGGCCCCGTTATCACAAGGAAACACTTGCTAGGGATCCTTATACGGATGGTGATTCTAGTAGATTTCAGTTGCCATCTTATGAAGGTATCATCAGCGTCTTGTATACAGAGACATGGCAACTATACCAAGAGAGGAGACTCCTCGGGACTTTTAGCCGGCTGGAAAGGACTATCGAGCTTATGGTCCTCAGGGAGAGCACCTTCTAA